The following proteins come from a genomic window of Flavobacteriaceae bacterium MAR_2010_188:
- a CDS encoding Thiol-disulfide isomerase or thioredoxin gives MNRLYFLVLLVGLMSCEKEKKVDYAILSGSISNPSAESITLYKGQEKLTEINLDDQGKFSDTIRNVSPGFLTLAHGRENTSLYVAPGHNLNLSLDTQQFDESISYSGEGSTANNYLAKKYLKNEELSQNQSEMFKMQEDSFYNRAGEIKQQFTSLLNDSENIDEDFIALEKKNIEYEYLAYLQNYPTYHAYYAQKPDFKASEGFLDPLENLDYTNDYDYENIGNYRQLVLNHYNKMIHDSENLNSTFQEVNKTASQQVKDDLSQNLAYEINPNNEHNEDYLNGITSLSSDQKLKDIIKVKYDKVQQLTKGKPSPIFTDYENHKGGSTSLTDLKGKYVYVDVWATWCGPCKVEIPYLKEVEKQYHGKNIVFVSTSIDKADDHNTWVQMVKDKELGGMQLMADNDWNSKFVTDYAIEGIPRFILIDPNGNIVTADAPRPSNPELVAMFESLDI, from the coding sequence ATGAATAGATTATATTTTTTGGTCCTTCTAGTCGGCCTTATGTCATGCGAAAAGGAGAAAAAGGTCGATTACGCCATTCTATCTGGTAGCATTTCGAATCCTTCTGCTGAATCCATAACATTATATAAAGGACAAGAAAAACTAACCGAAATAAATCTAGATGATCAGGGAAAATTTTCTGATACCATAAGAAATGTTTCTCCAGGATTCCTAACCCTGGCTCACGGAAGAGAAAATACATCTTTATATGTTGCGCCCGGTCATAATTTAAATTTATCCCTAGATACCCAACAATTTGATGAGAGCATTTCTTATTCTGGTGAAGGCTCTACAGCAAACAATTATTTGGCTAAGAAATATTTAAAAAATGAAGAGCTTTCACAAAATCAATCCGAAATGTTTAAAATGCAAGAGGATAGCTTTTATAATAGAGCAGGTGAAATTAAGCAACAATTTACCTCCTTGCTGAATGATAGTGAGAATATAGATGAAGACTTCATAGCTCTTGAAAAAAAGAATATTGAATATGAATACTTGGCGTATCTTCAAAACTATCCAACGTACCACGCCTACTACGCACAGAAACCTGATTTTAAAGCTTCTGAAGGATTTTTAGACCCGTTAGAAAATTTGGATTATACAAATGACTACGATTATGAAAATATTGGTAACTACAGACAATTGGTTTTAAATCATTATAATAAGATGATCCATGATAGCGAAAATCTTAATTCCACATTTCAAGAAGTGAACAAAACAGCTTCTCAACAAGTTAAGGACGACTTATCACAAAATCTAGCTTATGAGATTAATCCTAATAATGAGCATAACGAAGATTATTTAAATGGAATTACTTCGTTGTCTTCTGATCAAAAGCTAAAGGATATAATTAAAGTTAAATATGATAAAGTCCAACAATTAACTAAAGGAAAGCCATCACCAATCTTTACCGATTATGAAAATCACAAAGGTGGTAGCACCTCATTGACTGACCTAAAAGGCAAATACGTTTACGTAGATGTTTGGGCTACTTGGTGCGGACCTTGTAAAGTTGAAATTCCTTATCTAAAGGAAGTAGAAAAACAGTATCATGGTAAGAACATTGTTTTTGTTAGTACCTCAATCGATAAAGCAGACGACCATAATACTTGGGTGCAAATGGTTAAGGACAAGGAATTAGGTGGAATGCAACTGATGGCAGATAATGACTGGAATTCTAAGTTTGTTACTGACTATGCCATTGAGGGTATTCCGAGATTTATCCTAATCGATCCAAATGGAAATATTGTAACGGCTGACGCTCCCCGACCTTCCAATCCAGAATTGGTTGCAATGTTTGAGTCACTAGACATATAA
- a CDS encoding homoserine kinase, producing MQNEISIFCPATVANVSCGYDVLGFCLDGIGDIMKVTKKEKPGITIEHHDKFNINTNPYQNVAGISAMAMLDSIDYQNGFHIEIHKNIKPGSGIGSSAASATGSVFAINELLGRPFTKTELVNFAIKGEAFASGCEHADNLAPGIFGGFTLVKSLKPLKILELPTPNNLYATILHPQIEVKTSEAKNILPKEFPIKDAISQWANVGSLVHALHTSDYELLSESLQDFIAEPYRLKFIPHFKEIKENAVKAGALGCGISGSGPSVFALSKGIETAEKVCEAMKEVYTKTDIKFETYVSRINLEGIKEISA from the coding sequence TTGCAGAACGAGATAAGTATTTTTTGCCCAGCCACCGTTGCCAACGTTTCATGCGGTTATGATGTTCTAGGGTTTTGTTTGGACGGGATTGGCGATATTATGAAAGTCACTAAAAAGGAGAAACCGGGAATTACGATTGAGCATCACGATAAATTCAATATTAATACCAATCCTTATCAAAACGTTGCCGGAATTTCTGCAATGGCAATGTTAGATTCAATTGATTACCAAAATGGTTTTCACATTGAAATACACAAGAATATAAAACCAGGGAGTGGAATTGGTAGCAGCGCCGCAAGCGCAACCGGAAGCGTGTTTGCGATTAATGAATTACTAGGAAGACCTTTTACTAAAACCGAATTGGTAAATTTTGCAATTAAAGGTGAAGCCTTCGCGAGTGGTTGTGAGCATGCCGATAATTTGGCGCCAGGAATTTTTGGTGGTTTTACACTTGTAAAAAGTTTGAAGCCTTTGAAAATCCTCGAACTTCCGACTCCAAATAATCTTTATGCCACGATACTTCATCCCCAAATAGAAGTTAAAACATCCGAAGCCAAGAATATCCTTCCCAAGGAATTTCCGATTAAAGATGCCATTTCACAGTGGGCAAATGTCGGTAGCTTGGTACATGCACTTCATACAAGTGATTATGAATTGTTAAGTGAATCGTTGCAGGATTTTATTGCTGAACCTTATAGATTGAAATTCATCCCGCATTTTAAAGAAATTAAAGAAAATGCTGTAAAGGCCGGAGCACTTGGTTGTGGAATCTCTGGTTCTGGACCATCAGTTTTTGCCCTAAGCAAAGGAATTGAAACAGCAGAAAAAGTTTGTGAAGCAATGAAAGAGGTTTATACAAAAACCGATATTAAATTTGAAACTTATGTTTCTCGAATAAATCTCGAAGGCATTAAGGAAATCTCAGCCTAG
- a CDS encoding aspartate kinase: MKVLKFGGTSVGSIENINKVISILEEYANNSKIICVVSAVGGITDKLLAVGSLAKNKDEAYKTKLKEIKSIHLEILNGLITNPTNEVVEKLNYKLDHLESLLDGIFLINELSPKTSDKLVSFGELISSFIIAETMKSRGLDAVRKNSQELIVTNSEFTNASVQYTETYENLASYFDSAKQSMTIMPGFVAKSKSGEITTLGRGGSDFTAALIAAALNVEELEIWTDVSGMYTTNPKIVKQAFPIKNLSYQEAMELSHFGAKVLFPPTVQPVLNKNIPIRIKNTLKPQEEGTTIGKQISDYPKYPVKGISNINNIALLTLQGTGMVGIPGFSKRLFETLANEKINIILITQASSEHSICFGINENDAEKAKIGIDRQFDNEISLYKIDPIIVETDLSIIALIGDNMKNHQGISGRMFSTLGKNNINIRAIAQGASEKNISAVIAQSDVKKALNSLHERFFEIKTKQLNLFITGVGNVGERLIEQIKNQRNHLKKSLKINVRIVGLSNSRKMYFDDDGIDLSKWKELLNEGETASLSGFHKKVKELNLRNSIFVDITANKEVSQLYASYLKESIAVVACNKIACSSAYENYKKLKDYSSDYNAPFLFETNVGAGLPVIDTLMNLINSGDNINKIQAVLSGSLNFVFNNFSDTSKFHDVVKQAQKESYTEPDPRIDLSGVDVARKILILARESGMEMELEDITNDSFLTAQNLAADSVDDFYESLIKEEKHFQDLYASASKNNSRLKYVAELKDGKANVGLKEIPQGHPFYNLEGKDNIVMFYTDRYPEQPLIIKGAGAGADVTASGLFADIIRIGNK, encoded by the coding sequence ATGAAAGTTTTAAAATTTGGCGGGACCTCTGTCGGTTCAATTGAGAACATTAATAAGGTGATTTCGATATTAGAAGAATACGCAAATAACAGCAAAATCATTTGCGTTGTTTCTGCGGTTGGTGGTATTACCGATAAATTGTTAGCTGTCGGAAGTTTGGCAAAGAACAAGGACGAAGCCTACAAAACTAAACTGAAAGAGATTAAAAGTATTCATCTTGAAATTTTAAATGGTTTAATTACAAATCCAACTAATGAAGTGGTTGAAAAACTAAATTATAAGTTAGATCACCTTGAAAGTCTTTTGGATGGAATTTTTCTAATTAATGAACTATCTCCAAAAACATCAGATAAGTTGGTAAGTTTCGGAGAACTGATTTCGTCCTTTATAATTGCCGAAACTATGAAATCTCGTGGTTTGGATGCGGTTAGAAAAAATTCGCAAGAATTGATTGTAACGAATTCAGAATTTACCAATGCCTCCGTTCAATATACTGAGACTTACGAAAATCTGGCTTCTTATTTTGATTCTGCCAAACAGAGCATGACGATTATGCCTGGTTTCGTTGCTAAATCAAAATCTGGAGAAATCACCACTTTAGGAAGAGGTGGTTCGGATTTTACTGCTGCACTCATTGCGGCCGCCCTTAATGTTGAAGAATTGGAAATCTGGACGGACGTTAGCGGAATGTATACCACGAATCCAAAAATAGTGAAACAGGCATTTCCTATAAAAAATCTTTCATATCAAGAGGCGATGGAACTTTCACATTTTGGAGCAAAAGTGCTATTTCCACCCACTGTTCAACCAGTATTAAATAAAAATATACCAATTAGAATCAAGAATACCTTGAAGCCGCAGGAAGAAGGAACAACAATCGGAAAACAGATTTCAGATTATCCAAAGTATCCGGTTAAAGGAATTAGTAACATCAATAATATCGCCCTCCTAACTTTACAAGGGACAGGTATGGTAGGTATTCCAGGTTTTTCTAAGCGACTTTTTGAAACCTTGGCGAATGAGAAAATCAACATTATCTTGATTACACAAGCTTCATCTGAGCATTCAATCTGTTTTGGTATCAATGAAAATGATGCCGAAAAAGCCAAGATCGGTATCGACCGACAATTCGATAACGAAATTTCACTTTATAAAATTGATCCAATTATCGTAGAAACCGATCTTTCGATTATTGCACTTATTGGAGATAATATGAAGAACCATCAAGGCATTAGCGGTAGAATGTTTAGTACCTTGGGAAAAAACAACATTAATATTAGAGCAATCGCACAAGGAGCGTCAGAGAAAAATATATCAGCAGTCATCGCCCAATCAGATGTTAAGAAAGCGTTGAATTCTCTTCACGAACGTTTCTTCGAAATCAAGACCAAACAGCTCAATCTTTTTATAACTGGTGTTGGTAATGTGGGCGAACGACTCATCGAACAGATTAAGAACCAACGAAATCATTTAAAGAAAAGTTTAAAGATCAATGTTCGTATCGTTGGACTTTCCAACAGTCGAAAAATGTATTTTGATGATGACGGCATCGACCTTTCAAAATGGAAAGAATTATTGAATGAAGGAGAAACAGCTTCACTTTCTGGTTTTCATAAAAAAGTAAAAGAACTGAATTTAAGGAATAGCATTTTTGTGGACATTACCGCGAACAAGGAAGTATCACAATTATATGCCAGCTACTTAAAAGAAAGTATAGCAGTGGTTGCTTGTAACAAGATTGCCTGCTCTTCGGCCTATGAAAACTATAAAAAGCTGAAAGATTATTCAAGTGATTACAACGCTCCATTTTTGTTCGAAACAAATGTTGGTGCCGGTCTTCCGGTTATCGATACTTTGATGAACCTTATTAATTCTGGAGACAACATTAATAAGATACAGGCAGTTCTATCGGGTAGTCTAAATTTCGTTTTTAATAACTTTAGTGATACTTCCAAATTTCATGATGTGGTTAAGCAAGCCCAAAAAGAGAGTTATACCGAACCAGATCCGCGCATAGATTTAAGCGGTGTTGATGTTGCCAGAAAGATATTAATCTTGGCCCGCGAAAGTGGAATGGAAATGGAGTTAGAAGATATTACCAATGATTCCTTTTTAACTGCTCAAAATCTTGCCGCCGATAGCGTTGACGATTTTTATGAAAGTTTAATAAAGGAAGAAAAGCATTTTCAAGATTTATATGCATCTGCTTCCAAAAATAACAGCCGACTCAAATACGTGGCGGAACTTAAAGATGGAAAAGCAAATGTTGGTCTTAAGGAAATCCCGCAAGGCCATCCGTTTTATAATCTTGAAGGAAAAGATAACATCGTAATGTTTTATACCGATCGCTATCCTGAGCAGCCATTGATAATTAAAGGCGCTGGCGCTGGCGCAGATGTTACTGCTTCTGGTCTTTTCGCCGATATCATTAGAATAGGAAATAAATAA
- a CDS encoding yjeF C-terminal region, hydroxyethylthiazole kinase-related/yjeF N-terminal region: MKIFSQDQIYEGDKITAEKQQISSTELMERAGTHIFDWIHSRMQGAQVPIHVFCGIGNNGGDGLVISRHLINHGYNVYTYIVNYSDKRSKDFLINYERLKNTTKNWPELMSNAEDLPVIGETDIIIDAIFGIGLNRPPDDWVIELFKHLKKSEAYTLSVDIPSGLCEDEIPVNDDAVVWADHTLSFQSPKIVFFLPQTAKFTGQWEVLDIGIDSEYIKNTETIAELIGKYEVLPLYKPRERFSHKGTYGHALIIGGSYGKMGAMILASKAALRTGAGLVTAYVPSVGYSILQTAIPEVMVLTDKAEKLISKINVKLEYSCVGIGPGLGTDKITVDAFEAFIKINKKPMVIDADALNILSKNKAMLKLLPKDTILTPHPKELERLIGKWKDDFEKLKKTRAFAKKYKVIIVLKGANTITATTDKLYINTTGNQGLATGGTGDVLTGIITGFLAQGYEALHSAIFGVFLHGKSADLVVESTSYQSMIATDVINGLGKAYLDLFKQPEPDKKTSRKGDEEE, from the coding sequence ATGAAGATATTTTCTCAAGACCAAATATATGAAGGAGATAAAATAACTGCCGAAAAGCAACAAATAAGTTCTACCGAACTTATGGAACGAGCTGGCACTCACATTTTTGATTGGATACATAGCAGGATGCAGGGAGCCCAAGTGCCCATACATGTATTCTGTGGAATTGGCAATAATGGGGGAGATGGTCTGGTTATTTCTAGACATCTTATAAATCATGGTTATAATGTTTATACCTATATCGTTAATTATAGTGATAAACGATCCAAGGATTTTTTGATCAATTATGAACGATTAAAAAATACTACCAAAAATTGGCCAGAGCTCATGAGCAATGCCGAAGACCTTCCGGTTATTGGTGAAACTGATATTATAATTGATGCTATTTTTGGGATTGGTCTTAATCGTCCGCCAGATGACTGGGTGATAGAATTATTCAAACATTTAAAAAAATCTGAAGCTTATACACTTTCAGTAGATATTCCTTCAGGTCTATGTGAAGATGAAATTCCCGTTAACGATGATGCAGTAGTATGGGCCGACCACACCCTAAGTTTTCAATCTCCGAAGATTGTTTTCTTCCTACCACAAACCGCAAAGTTCACTGGTCAGTGGGAAGTTTTGGATATCGGTATAGATTCAGAATACATTAAGAATACAGAAACTATTGCAGAACTGATCGGTAAATATGAAGTTCTACCTTTATATAAGCCACGAGAGCGCTTTAGCCATAAAGGCACGTATGGTCATGCGTTGATTATTGGAGGGAGCTATGGAAAAATGGGAGCCATGATATTGGCTTCGAAGGCAGCTTTAAGAACTGGAGCAGGATTGGTGACCGCTTATGTTCCTTCGGTAGGATATTCCATATTACAGACTGCGATACCAGAAGTGATGGTTTTGACAGATAAAGCTGAAAAGCTCATCAGTAAAATAAACGTCAAGTTGGAATATTCTTGCGTTGGAATTGGACCTGGATTAGGAACAGATAAGATTACGGTTGATGCATTCGAAGCTTTCATCAAAATCAATAAAAAACCTATGGTTATCGATGCAGATGCGCTTAACATTCTTTCCAAAAACAAAGCGATGTTAAAGCTCCTTCCAAAGGATACGATTCTTACGCCGCATCCAAAAGAATTAGAACGGTTAATCGGAAAATGGAAGGATGATTTTGAAAAATTAAAAAAGACGAGGGCCTTTGCGAAAAAGTATAAGGTTATTATCGTCTTAAAAGGAGCAAACACCATTACAGCAACTACAGATAAACTGTATATCAATACAACTGGTAATCAAGGATTGGCAACCGGAGGAACAGGTGATGTGCTTACTGGCATCATAACCGGATTTCTGGCCCAAGGTTATGAAGCACTTCATTCGGCCATATTTGGCGTATTTCTACACGGGAAATCAGCAGATTTGGTTGTAGAATCAACATCCTATCAAAGCATGATTGCAACCGATGTTATCAACGGATTAGGTAAGGCCTATTTAGACTTATTTAAACAACCAGAGCCGGATAAAAAGACTTCTCGAAAAGGAGACGAAGAAGAATAA